The Malus domestica chromosome 13, GDT2T_hap1 genome includes a window with the following:
- the LOC103452898 gene encoding putative E3 ubiquitin-protein ligase LIN-1 isoform X3: MEASSSSAPMVSGSVSSHDQERLNLKSIWGVVVSVNNFIHKLVSNAKTRNSIRMRCATKFTTAQKHKFFEFSEQSVLSNFYWGIDSIEAAIQEKCLDEKAALLKKAEQMLQVPALLDEHGVTAGIHNRYLVCCSYFYLSLVRKLQEDEWQVALHFLQAVLVSPGLVQTEFAPELCERLFPSRTAKCGKQATRGRGNAGSIFPYVEHEEDEAIGRMARVWRDWLMYYQVMLYGETPRWECDTEPQYSMHEKSTSSFSSSTIEHWEHVTVHPFDPREDIGGGMGDEMKTSSIYIREFEEYEKPAKDLYQVTSFNVEKLQRGSSIKRLHDMLNDSQSDMRTSVGSCSDFSAYDIESEVMDYGECSLTTTRTSADFPRKLQESVRKEVLEVNNSALLASGFASSIKSLNLTLFEHRDKKSKTFGQHCMINQMDHQQSGARRKHNFRGHEVGSHPAKDSKSELFHMTEMAISKLLYSEGLGKWEEDHVVEVTTIYEILGKKNGENCAVLKDMILDQLLAGISSSTEDIVIRASISILTSIAAANKSVIEDVKKKGLQLSDLASALKRNVQEAAVLFYLMNPTPAEIKTFELLPTLAGIMCTSNSYKCRSGSLPSPMTACLMITEILVTAFDHATNNVHLAEISSPNVLEGLLDVARDSNIEELISLATILVKCIQYDGDSRRYISKLAPVAPFVRLLESNNKHAKFIALEFFHHALCMPRSSTITLLKRLQREGNTNIVNSLMLCIKEFEPEYQVLAANLLLHLDTLDNSTGKSIFREEAVQVLLKSVASEESCGAQQLSAFIISNLGGTYSWTGEPYTMGWLVKKACLTSSYQRNMIKNICWSDDCLEDAGTDSWCIKIARSIINIGNPVFHSLAKGLKSTIRSVSRDCLTTVAWLGFEIAKSPESVKYTACEILLSGVEQFLHPGMELEERVLACLCIYNYASGKGMKKLVHFSEGVRESLRRLSSVTWMAEELHKVADYVQPNLSQRISCVHTQILEVGVICSGAVCALIYYKGFLCSGYSDGSIKVWNIKGQSATLVWDVKEHKKAVTCFSLVEPGDSLISGSLDKTIRVWQVVHRKLECIEVISAKKPVQHLNTHGRTIFATTNGHGIKVFDASRKAKYNCKSKKVKCMAVVQGKIFAGCKDSSIQEFSIMNNRAQEIKAARKFWKLQKRPITAIVTYKDWLYSASSIVEGSNLKEWRRHIRPQMSLKTGKRERVKGMGIVEDFIYLNCSSATNCIQIWLRGSQQKVGRISAGSRITSLLTANDIILCGTETGLIKGWIPL; this comes from the exons ATGGAAGCTAGCTCTTCTTCTGCTCCAATGGTTTCGGGTTCGGTTTCATCCCACGATCAAGAGAGACTGAACTTGAAATCCATATGGGGGGTTGTCGTTTCGGTCAACAACTTCATCCACAAACTCGTATCAAATGCCAAAACCAGAAACTCTATCCGGATGAGATGCGCCACCAAGTTTACTactgctcaaaaacacaaattctTTGAGTTCTCTGAGCAGTCTGTGTTATCGAACTTTTACTGGGGCATTGACAGCATCGAAGCCGCAATTCAAGAAAagtgtttggatgagaaagcaGCTCTGCTGAAGAAGGCAGAGCAAATGCTGCAGGTTCCCGCGCTGCTCGACGAGCACGGTGTCACAGCTGGAATTCACAACCGGTATTTGGTCTGCTGCTCTTACTTTTACCTCTCATTGGTCAGGAAGCTCCAGGAGGACGAGTGGCAGGTTGCGCTGCATTTCCTGCAGGCAGTGCTGGTGTCCCCGGGGCTTGTTCAAACAGAATTCGCACCAGAACTCTGCGAAAGGCTCTTCCCATCACGCACCGCCAAGTGTGGGAAGCAAGCAACAAGAGGGAGGGGGAACGCGGGGTCAATTTTTCCCTACGTGGAACATGAGGAAGATGAAGCAATAGGGCGGATGGCGAGGGTGTGGAGAGATTGGCTGATGTATTATCAGGTCATGTTGTACGGAGAGACTCCTCGGTGGGAATGTGACACTGAGCCTCAATATTCTAT GCATGAAAAATCTACCAGCTCGTTTTCTTCGAGTACAATTGAGCACTGGGAG CATGTAACGGTGCACCCTTTTGATCCTCGAGAGGATATTGGCGGTGGCATGGGAGATGAAATGAAGACTTCTTCCATCTACATCCGGGAATTTGAAGAATATGAGAAACCTGCAAAGGATTTATATCAAGTGACAAGTTTTAATGTCGAGAAGCTTCAAAGGGGCTCAAGTATCAAAAGACTCCACGATATGTTGAATGACTCGCAATCTGATATGCGGACTTCAGTGGGTTCATGCTCCGATTTTTCTGCTTATGACATTGAGTCAGAG GTCATGGATTATGGCGAATGTTCACTGACAACCACAAGAACTAGTGCGGATTTTCCCAG GAAGCTGCAGGAGTCAGTGCGTAAAGAAGTCCTGGAAGTAAATAACTCTGCGTTACTTGCCAGCGGATTCGCCAGTTCAATCAAAAGTTTAAATTTAACCCTGTTCGAACACAGAGATAAAAAATCAAAGACCTTTGGGCAGCATTGTATGATCAACCAGATGGATCACCAACAGAGTGGTGCACGAAGAAAGCATAATTTTCGTGGCCACGAAGTAGGTTCACACCCTGCAAAAGACTCCAAAAGTGAACTATTTCATATGACCGAAATGGCAATCTCAAAATTATTGTACTCGGAAGGATTAGGAAAATGGGAGGAAGATCATGTTGTAGAAGTGACAACAATATACGAAATATTGGGCAAAAAGAATGGAGAAAACTGCGCTGTCTTGAAAGACATGATCTTGGATCAATTGCTAGCAGGCATTTCTAGTTCGACAGAGGACATTGTTATAAGGGCATCAATTTCGATACTAACCAGCATTGCTGCAGCAAATAAGTCGGTTATAGAAGATGTCAAGAAGAAAGGTCTGCAGCTGTCTGATCTGGCAAGTGCTCTCAAAAGAAATGTGCAGGAGGCAGcagtactattttatttaatgaatCCAACTCCTGCAGAAATTAAGACTTTTGAACTTTTACCTACATTGGCGGGGATCATGTGCACTTCGAATAGTTACAAGTGTAGGTCAGGATCACTGCCGTCTCCTATGACAGCATGCCTGATGATTACTGAAATTTTAGTAACCGCATTCGACCATGCCACGAACAACGTGCACTTGGCTGAAATCAGTTCTCCTAATGTTCTTGAAGGGCTCCTAGATGTTGCAAGGGACAGCAACATTGAAGAATTGATCTCCTTGGCAACTATTCTTGTAAAATGCATACAATATGACGGAGATAGCCGAAGATATATATCGAAATTAGCTCCTGTGGCTCCATTTGTCCGGCTTCTGGAAAGTAACAACAAGCATGCCAAGTTCATAGCACTCGAATTTTTCCATCATGCTCTTTGCATGCCACG GTCATCAACTATTACCTTGCTGAAGCGGCTACAACGCGAAGGAAACACGAACATTGTGAACTCACTCATGCTGTGTATCAAAGAATTTGAACCCGAATACCAAGTTTTGGCAGCAAATTTGCTGCTTCATTTAGATACACTA GATAACTCCACTGGTAAGAGTATATTCAGAGAAGAAGCAGTGCAGGTTCTTCTCAAGTCAGTGGCATCTGAAGAAAGCTGTGGTGCACAACAATTATCTGCATTCATTATATCGAATCTTGGTGGAACATATTCTTGGACAGGGGAACCATACACAATGGGATGGTTGGTTAAAAAAGCATGCTTGACTTCCTCGTATCAACGAAATATGATCAAGAACATTTGTTGGTCGGATGATTGCTTAGAG GATGCTGGAACAGACTCATGGTGCATCAAAATTGCCAGAAGCATCATTAACATTGGGAATCCGGTTTTCCATTCGCTAGCAAAGGGCCTAAAGAGTACAATAAGGAGTGTTTCAAGGGATTGTCTGACAACTGTTGCATGGCTTGGATTTGAAATAGCGAAGAGTCCAGAGAGCGTAAAATATACTGCTTGTGAGATCTTGCTTAGCGGAGTTGAGCAATTTTTGCATCCGGGAATGGAGCTAGAAGAAAGAGTTCTAGCATGTCTCTGCATATACAACTATGCTTCTGGTAAAG GGATGAAAAAATTAGTTCATTTCTCGGAAGGAGTACGAGAATCACTAAGACGCTTGTCAAGTGTAACATGGATGGCGGAAGAATTACATAAAGTAGCTGATTATGTTCAGCCAAATTTATCA CAGCGTATTTCATGTGTTCACACACAAATCCTTGAGGTCGGTGTCATTTGCAGTGGAGCTGTATGTGCCCTCATCTATTACAAGGGATTTCTTTGCAGTGGATACTCAGATGGTTCTATTAAG GTATGGAACATCAAGGGGCAATCAGCCACCCTTGTATGGGACGTGAAAGAGCACAAAAAGGCAGTTACGTGTTTTTCGCTTGTTGAACCGGGGGACAGCCTTATAAGCGGATCACTGGACAAAACCATTAGG GTCTGGCAAGTGGTTCACAGGAAATTGGAGTGCATTGAGGTGATATCAGCAAAGAAACCAGTTCAGCACCTTAATACGCATGGTCGAACGATATTTGCAACTACCAATGGCCATGGAATTAAG GTGTTTGATGCATCAAGAAAGGCCAAATATAATTGCAAGAGTAAAAAGGTGAAGTGCATGGCAGTGGTTCAAGGGAAGATTTTTGCAGGGTGCAAGGACTCAAGCATACAG GAGTTTTCCATCATGAACAACCGGGCGCAGGAGATCAAAGCAGCAAGGAAATTCTGGAAGCTGCAAAAAAGGCCTATCACTGCAATTGTAACATACAAAGATTGGCTTTACAGTGCAAGTTCGATCGTGGAAGGTTCAAATTTGAAG GAATGGAGAAGACACATCAGACCCCAAATGTCACTAAAAACCGGGAAAAGAGAACGAGTAAAGGGAATGGGAATAGTGGAAGACTTCATATACCTTAACTGCAGCTCAGCAACAAACTGCATTCAG ATATGGTTAAGAGGATCACAGCAGAAAGTGGGAAGAATTTCAGCAGGAAGTAGAATCACCAGCCTACTCACAGCAAACGACATTATCTTATGTGGTACCGAGACAGGATTAATCAAG GGCTGGATCCCCTTatag
- the LOC103452898 gene encoding putative E3 ubiquitin-protein ligase LIN-1 isoform X4, giving the protein MEASSSSAPMVSGSVSSHDQERLNLKSIWGVVVSVNNFIHKLVSNAKTRNSIRMRCATKFTTAQKHKFFEFSEQSVLSNFYWGIDSIEAAIQEKCLDEKAALLKKAEQMLQVPALLDEHGVTAGIHNRYLVCCSYFYLSLVRKLQEDEWQVALHFLQAVLVSPGLVQTEFAPELCERLFPSRTAKCGKQATRGRGNAGSIFPYVEHEEDEAIGRMARVWRDWLMYYQVMLYGETPRWECDTEPQYSMHEKSTSSFSSSTIEHWEHVTVHPFDPREDIGGGMGDEMKTSSIYIREFEEYEKPAKDLYQVTSFNVEKLQRGSSIKRLHDMLNDSQSDMRTSVGSCSDFSAYDIESEVMDYGECSLTTTRTSADFPRKLQESVRKEVLEVNNSALLASGFASSIKSLNLTLFEHRDKKSKTFGQHCMINQMDHQQSGARRKHNFRGHEVGSHPAKDSKSELFHMTEMAISKLLYSEGLGKWEEDHVVEVTTIYEILGKKNGENCAVLKDMILDQLLAGISSSTEDIVIRASISILTSIAAANKSVIEDVKKKGLQLSDLASALKRNVQEAAVLFYLMNPTPAEIKTFELLPTLAGIMCTSNSYKCRSGSLPSPMTACLMITEILVTAFDHATNNVHLAEISSPNVLEGLLDVARDSNIEELISLATILVKCIQYDGDSRRYISKLAPVAPFVRLLESNNKHAKFIALEFFHHALCMPRSSTITLLKRLQREGNTNIVNSLMLCIKEFEPEYQVLAANLLLHLDTLDNSTGKSIFREEAVQVLLKSVASEESCGAQQLSAFIISNLGGTYSWTGEPYTMGWLVKKACLTSSYQRNMIKNICWSDDCLEDAGTDSWCIKIARSIINIGNPVFHSLAKGLKSTIRSVSRDCLTTVAWLGFEIAKSPESVKYTACEILLSGVEQFLHPGMELEERVLACLCIYNYASGKGMKKLVHFSEGVRESLRRLSSVTWMAEELHKVADYVQPNLSRISCVHTQILEVGVICSGAVCALIYYKGFLCSGYSDGSIKVWNIKGQSATLVWDVKEHKKAVTCFSLVEPGDSLISGSLDKTIRVWQVVHRKLECIEVISAKKPVQHLNTHGRTIFATTNGHGIKVFDASRKAKYNCKSKKVKCMAVVQGKIFAGCKDSSIQEFSIMNNRAQEIKAARKFWKLQKRPITAIVTYKDWLYSASSIVEGSNLKEWRRHIRPQMSLKTGKRERVKGMGIVEDFIYLNCSSATNCIQIWLRGSQQKVGRISAGSRITSLLTANDIILCGTETGLIKGWIPL; this is encoded by the exons ATGGAAGCTAGCTCTTCTTCTGCTCCAATGGTTTCGGGTTCGGTTTCATCCCACGATCAAGAGAGACTGAACTTGAAATCCATATGGGGGGTTGTCGTTTCGGTCAACAACTTCATCCACAAACTCGTATCAAATGCCAAAACCAGAAACTCTATCCGGATGAGATGCGCCACCAAGTTTACTactgctcaaaaacacaaattctTTGAGTTCTCTGAGCAGTCTGTGTTATCGAACTTTTACTGGGGCATTGACAGCATCGAAGCCGCAATTCAAGAAAagtgtttggatgagaaagcaGCTCTGCTGAAGAAGGCAGAGCAAATGCTGCAGGTTCCCGCGCTGCTCGACGAGCACGGTGTCACAGCTGGAATTCACAACCGGTATTTGGTCTGCTGCTCTTACTTTTACCTCTCATTGGTCAGGAAGCTCCAGGAGGACGAGTGGCAGGTTGCGCTGCATTTCCTGCAGGCAGTGCTGGTGTCCCCGGGGCTTGTTCAAACAGAATTCGCACCAGAACTCTGCGAAAGGCTCTTCCCATCACGCACCGCCAAGTGTGGGAAGCAAGCAACAAGAGGGAGGGGGAACGCGGGGTCAATTTTTCCCTACGTGGAACATGAGGAAGATGAAGCAATAGGGCGGATGGCGAGGGTGTGGAGAGATTGGCTGATGTATTATCAGGTCATGTTGTACGGAGAGACTCCTCGGTGGGAATGTGACACTGAGCCTCAATATTCTAT GCATGAAAAATCTACCAGCTCGTTTTCTTCGAGTACAATTGAGCACTGGGAG CATGTAACGGTGCACCCTTTTGATCCTCGAGAGGATATTGGCGGTGGCATGGGAGATGAAATGAAGACTTCTTCCATCTACATCCGGGAATTTGAAGAATATGAGAAACCTGCAAAGGATTTATATCAAGTGACAAGTTTTAATGTCGAGAAGCTTCAAAGGGGCTCAAGTATCAAAAGACTCCACGATATGTTGAATGACTCGCAATCTGATATGCGGACTTCAGTGGGTTCATGCTCCGATTTTTCTGCTTATGACATTGAGTCAGAG GTCATGGATTATGGCGAATGTTCACTGACAACCACAAGAACTAGTGCGGATTTTCCCAG GAAGCTGCAGGAGTCAGTGCGTAAAGAAGTCCTGGAAGTAAATAACTCTGCGTTACTTGCCAGCGGATTCGCCAGTTCAATCAAAAGTTTAAATTTAACCCTGTTCGAACACAGAGATAAAAAATCAAAGACCTTTGGGCAGCATTGTATGATCAACCAGATGGATCACCAACAGAGTGGTGCACGAAGAAAGCATAATTTTCGTGGCCACGAAGTAGGTTCACACCCTGCAAAAGACTCCAAAAGTGAACTATTTCATATGACCGAAATGGCAATCTCAAAATTATTGTACTCGGAAGGATTAGGAAAATGGGAGGAAGATCATGTTGTAGAAGTGACAACAATATACGAAATATTGGGCAAAAAGAATGGAGAAAACTGCGCTGTCTTGAAAGACATGATCTTGGATCAATTGCTAGCAGGCATTTCTAGTTCGACAGAGGACATTGTTATAAGGGCATCAATTTCGATACTAACCAGCATTGCTGCAGCAAATAAGTCGGTTATAGAAGATGTCAAGAAGAAAGGTCTGCAGCTGTCTGATCTGGCAAGTGCTCTCAAAAGAAATGTGCAGGAGGCAGcagtactattttatttaatgaatCCAACTCCTGCAGAAATTAAGACTTTTGAACTTTTACCTACATTGGCGGGGATCATGTGCACTTCGAATAGTTACAAGTGTAGGTCAGGATCACTGCCGTCTCCTATGACAGCATGCCTGATGATTACTGAAATTTTAGTAACCGCATTCGACCATGCCACGAACAACGTGCACTTGGCTGAAATCAGTTCTCCTAATGTTCTTGAAGGGCTCCTAGATGTTGCAAGGGACAGCAACATTGAAGAATTGATCTCCTTGGCAACTATTCTTGTAAAATGCATACAATATGACGGAGATAGCCGAAGATATATATCGAAATTAGCTCCTGTGGCTCCATTTGTCCGGCTTCTGGAAAGTAACAACAAGCATGCCAAGTTCATAGCACTCGAATTTTTCCATCATGCTCTTTGCATGCCACG GTCATCAACTATTACCTTGCTGAAGCGGCTACAACGCGAAGGAAACACGAACATTGTGAACTCACTCATGCTGTGTATCAAAGAATTTGAACCCGAATACCAAGTTTTGGCAGCAAATTTGCTGCTTCATTTAGATACACTA GATAACTCCACTGGTAAGAGTATATTCAGAGAAGAAGCAGTGCAGGTTCTTCTCAAGTCAGTGGCATCTGAAGAAAGCTGTGGTGCACAACAATTATCTGCATTCATTATATCGAATCTTGGTGGAACATATTCTTGGACAGGGGAACCATACACAATGGGATGGTTGGTTAAAAAAGCATGCTTGACTTCCTCGTATCAACGAAATATGATCAAGAACATTTGTTGGTCGGATGATTGCTTAGAG GATGCTGGAACAGACTCATGGTGCATCAAAATTGCCAGAAGCATCATTAACATTGGGAATCCGGTTTTCCATTCGCTAGCAAAGGGCCTAAAGAGTACAATAAGGAGTGTTTCAAGGGATTGTCTGACAACTGTTGCATGGCTTGGATTTGAAATAGCGAAGAGTCCAGAGAGCGTAAAATATACTGCTTGTGAGATCTTGCTTAGCGGAGTTGAGCAATTTTTGCATCCGGGAATGGAGCTAGAAGAAAGAGTTCTAGCATGTCTCTGCATATACAACTATGCTTCTGGTAAAG GGATGAAAAAATTAGTTCATTTCTCGGAAGGAGTACGAGAATCACTAAGACGCTTGTCAAGTGTAACATGGATGGCGGAAGAATTACATAAAGTAGCTGATTATGTTCAGCCAAATTTATCA CGTATTTCATGTGTTCACACACAAATCCTTGAGGTCGGTGTCATTTGCAGTGGAGCTGTATGTGCCCTCATCTATTACAAGGGATTTCTTTGCAGTGGATACTCAGATGGTTCTATTAAG GTATGGAACATCAAGGGGCAATCAGCCACCCTTGTATGGGACGTGAAAGAGCACAAAAAGGCAGTTACGTGTTTTTCGCTTGTTGAACCGGGGGACAGCCTTATAAGCGGATCACTGGACAAAACCATTAGG GTCTGGCAAGTGGTTCACAGGAAATTGGAGTGCATTGAGGTGATATCAGCAAAGAAACCAGTTCAGCACCTTAATACGCATGGTCGAACGATATTTGCAACTACCAATGGCCATGGAATTAAG GTGTTTGATGCATCAAGAAAGGCCAAATATAATTGCAAGAGTAAAAAGGTGAAGTGCATGGCAGTGGTTCAAGGGAAGATTTTTGCAGGGTGCAAGGACTCAAGCATACAG GAGTTTTCCATCATGAACAACCGGGCGCAGGAGATCAAAGCAGCAAGGAAATTCTGGAAGCTGCAAAAAAGGCCTATCACTGCAATTGTAACATACAAAGATTGGCTTTACAGTGCAAGTTCGATCGTGGAAGGTTCAAATTTGAAG GAATGGAGAAGACACATCAGACCCCAAATGTCACTAAAAACCGGGAAAAGAGAACGAGTAAAGGGAATGGGAATAGTGGAAGACTTCATATACCTTAACTGCAGCTCAGCAACAAACTGCATTCAG ATATGGTTAAGAGGATCACAGCAGAAAGTGGGAAGAATTTCAGCAGGAAGTAGAATCACCAGCCTACTCACAGCAAACGACATTATCTTATGTGGTACCGAGACAGGATTAATCAAG GGCTGGATCCCCTTatag